A DNA window from Malus domestica chromosome 12, GDT2T_hap1 contains the following coding sequences:
- the LOC103413941 gene encoding transcription factor bHLH149-like, with the protein MAASMISNLDGSLDASSIESSRKKRRKTGVVEEDRNRSSKTGVRWRSETEQRIYSTKLGEALRQVRQRSATSSSAAVAKVSGGGRDVKEAADRVLATVAKGTTLWSRAILTSRMRLSKTLHKRRRARVTGDNRLKKTEFRRERRKLPAVQKKVRVLSQLVPGCRKTSLPNLLEETTDYIAALEMQVRAMAALAELLSGSPVNRSGSSGNSSS; encoded by the coding sequence ATGGCGGCGTCGATGATCTCAAACCTTGACGGAAGTCTCGACGCGTCGTCGATAGAGTCGAGCAGAAAAAAGCGGAGAAAAACCGGAGTCGTGGAAGAGGATCGGAATCGGAGCTCAAAAACCGGAGTTCGATGGAGATCAGAGACGGAGCAACGGATCTACTCGACGAAGCTCGGGGAAGCGCTTCGTCAGGTGCGACAGAGATCGGCTACATCATCGTCGGCGGCAGTGGCTAAGGTATCGGGCGGCGGGAGAGACGTGAAGGAAGCGGCAGACCGAGTTCTGGCAACGGTGGCGAAGGGGACGACTCTGTGGAGCAGGGCGATCCTAACAAGTCGAATGAGGCTGAGCAAAACGCTTCACAAGCGGAGAAGGGCGAGGGTAACAGGGGACAACCGGTTGAAGAAAACGGAGTTtaggagagagaggaggaagTTACCGGCTGTGCAGAAAAAGGTTCGGGTTCTGAGCCAATTGGTTCCCGGCTGCCGGAAGACGTCGTTGCCGAACCTTCTAGAAGAAACTACCGATTATATAGCAGCTTTGGAGATGCAGGTCAGAGCCATGGCGGCTCTCGCCGAGTTACTTTCTGGTTCACCGGTGAACCGCTCCGGCTCGAGTGGCAACTCTTCGAGTTGA